In Ammospiza caudacuta isolate bAmmCau1 chromosome 2, bAmmCau1.pri, whole genome shotgun sequence, a genomic segment contains:
- the RGPD4 gene encoding ranBP2-like and GRIP domain-containing protein 4 isoform X3, which produces MMRRTKPEVERYVASLQAAAPSPREKSMKGFLFAKLYFEIKEYELAKRYISTYLNVQERDPKAHRFLGQIYEAEDNIEKAFGCYKRSVELNPTQKDLVLKIAELLCNNDITDGRAKYWVDRAAKLFPGSPAIYRLKEQLLDCKGEDGWNQLFDLIQAELYARPDDVYINIRLVALYRSNNRLKDAVLHCQEAEKRIPLQSSLEWCSCVVETFEEYLESLQDSEYDKNNWRTIKKDHLLAYSSFVKLTLSSRDVQECREALESFDRALQSVKPYVSAADELSRTYVEMRGQLYMHAGALLLKMAQDNETQWRAMCELAALCYLLSFQVPKPKSKLIKGDQTGQDMLEMLACDRKSQSGHMLLNLSHGKQDFFKEIVESFANKNGSFALFDSLFESGASRERSFIGTDDIGNVSTQAPVQIELHKYDIGAIRLHNGSLQHLVWLGLQWNSMSVLPPMRKWLKQLFHLPQETSRLETDAPESICLLDLEVFLLGVIFTSNLQLQEKFNSHYGAHQPQFLPLPICKQLYTEKQKSWWDAVRTLLQRKSVPGTAAKLRLIVQHGISTLRTLDKHGLQPALIIHWAKSLQKTGINLNSFYDQKEYIGRSVYYWKKVLPMLETIKKKRSISEPTDPLFKHFHSVDVQVFQVAAYEEEAQIAFAMLDAVDGKTDDALIAFEAIENVVSYWNLAMIFQRKAEEIENDVMLPEEHEEHKTYLLKAKYYLMKIIAESSSDMSVAEKLPVSLETVREVLDTVIQELGENCEEGSLAFRNGLSRTVDSAVKHSTPSPTKFSFSPTKTYKFSPKTPPQWAEDHKSILQMICQQVEALKNDLQEMKLNNSNTNASHRWPAENYGTDAIPDSYQRAQNLHEAPLTVATTGPSVFYSQSPAYNSQYLLGTAATNVTPAKPPVYGMNRLAPQPHIYSYQPPPMHTPPLQNTSGCMFSQEMYGPPLRFDSPGTTLISPRTADDYYNYSVPQASTNPTLPKPGYFTNRSATPPTLKPAEPKAMPKFGQPGTAEGSKPPMSTPAQPSQPTTFKFKPNFKSNDGDFTFSSPPQVAPQPLNAPFNSRESLLDLLTSDKPLQDDRYVDQKPVSDPTNSSRNIFNFSNKHIPVMSLRDNTGQNVHKNVGFEKSDTFSAQEPSKPVFMASNSDLANRSHETEGGSTHGGDEDDDGPHFDPVVPLPDKIEVKTGEEDEEEFFCNRAKLFRFDAESKEWKERGIGNVKILKHKVSGKFRLLMRRDQVLKICANHYINTDMKLTPNAASDKSFVWHALDYADELPKPEQLAIRFKTPEEAMLFKKKFEEAQNILKSLGSNADTSVAQSSGTAKETANQDIKEPNRTTSGTMNLGFQFLKDGTSSEPDSKGTLTATSTASSTTISFGKDAQQACSSGGFGQHLLKKDQWVCKVCLVPNEATVKNCVACESPNPGMWETHGTPMTGSASLKPSGNTVQDKFGSPFAKKEGQWDCSVCSTRNEAEDVNCSSCQSPKPQNQPNTSIPSVLASAGLELGSIADTSKPQKNGFEGLFTKKEGQWDCSTCLVRNEGSSLTCVACETPNPSAKPAGDALPTPAFGLKSKLPELGGGQLATGFKFGLEQGKTPPFTFQISSDTEAKPAKEGFSFSMQMPAGGFKFGIQESSKFGIQESSKNTTKKDEPSKEHTTGFLKSVDEKDKKELPSDSGIGFQFQETADKEKIDFVFGQNSSTSTFAELAKSTPREGFQFGKKDPNFKGFSGAGEKLFSSQNSKTDQKANTSADLSEKDDDVYRTEESDDIHFEPIVQMPEKVEPFTGEEDEKVLYSQRVKLFRFDPETSQWKERGVGILKILKNEVNGKVRILMRREQVLKVCANHWITTTMNLKQLSGSDKAWMWMANDFSDGDAKLEHLAAKFKTPEQAEEFKQKFEECQRLLLDIPLQTPHKLVDTGRTAQLIQKAEEMKCGLKDLKTFLTDDKTKLSEEESGNPACTTSTSDLVIKPHAESTGPTLEWDNYDLREEALDDSVSSSVYASPLASSPVRKNLFRFGESTTGFSFSFKSALSPSKSPAKQNQSRTSVGTDEDSDVTQEEERDGQYFEPVVPLPDLVEVTSGEENEQVVFSHRAKLYRYDKDANQWKERGIGDIKILQNYDNKQVRIVMRRDQVLKLCANHRITPEMNLQQMKGSDRAWVWTACDFADGERKVELLAVRFKLQDVADSFKQIFDEAKHAQERETLITPLSSRANTPKEFPCGKNAVAVLEETTRERTDVSHGDDTSDTTVEAAEVASTSETPTKTVVSPPKFVFGSESVKSIFSNEKSKTFTFGNTSATGSLFGFSFNPPRKSEGHIPASQDTAQKEPEGSEPPKISNATQKPVDSKVDNLPASSQDGPSNFSFRILEKGILPKGY; this is translated from the exons ATGATGAGGCGAACGAAGCCCGAGGTGGAGCGCTACGTCGCCTCCTTGCAGGCCGCGGCGCCGTCCCCCAGAGAG aaatCGATGAAAGGATTCCTCTTTGCTAAgctgtattttgaaattaaagagTATGAACTTGCTAAAAG ATATATCTCTACATACCTCAATGTACAAGAGAGAGATCCCAAAGCACACAGATTTCTTGGACAAATTTATGAAGCTGAGGATAACATAGAAAAAGCTTTTGGGTGTTACAAG CGTTCTGTGGAGTTGAACCCAACACAGAAAGATCTTGTACTGAAGATTGCAGAGTTACTATGCAATAATGACATCACTGATGGAAGAGCAAAATATTGGGTTGACAGAGCTGCTAAGCTCTTTCCTGGGAGCCCTGCTATTTACAGGTTGAAG GAGCAGTTACTGGACTGTAAAGGTGAAGATGGGTGGAATCAGCTTTTTGACCTGATTCAAGCAGAACTTTATGCAAGACCAGATGATGTCTACATAAACATCAGACTAGTGGCGCTCTATCGTTCAAATAACAGATTAAAGGATGCTGTGCTCCACTGTCAGGAGGCAGAGAAGAGAATACCTTTGCAGTCAAGCTTGGAATGGTGTTCCTGTGTTGTAGAGACATTTGAG GAATATCTGGAATCTTTACAAGACTCGGAGTATGATAAAAATAACTGGAGAACTATCAAGAAAGATCATCTGCTGGCCTATTCCAGCTTTGTCAAACTGACACTTTCTTCTAGAGATGTTCAGGAATGCAGAGAGGCACTTGAAAG TTTTGATCGTGCACTTCAGTCAGTGAAACCATATGTGAGTGCGGCTGACGAGTTGTCTCGTACCTACGTGGAAATGAGAGGACAGCTGTACATGCATGCTGGAGCTTTGCTGCTGAAAATGGCCCAGGACAACGAGACACAGTGGAGAGCTATGTGTGAACTAGCAGCATTGTGTTATCTCCTGAGTTTTCAG GTTCCTAAACCAAAGTCAAAACTCATAAAGGGGGATCAAACTGGACAAGATATGCTAGAAATGTTGGCCTGTGATCGAAAAAGCCAGTCTG GTCATATGCTGCTGAATTTAAGTCATGGCAAGCAAGACTTCTTTAAAGAGATTGTGGAATCATTTGCAAACAAGAATGGCTCATTTGCATTGTTTGATAGCCTGTTTGAGAGTGGAGCCTCTAGAGAGAGGTCTTTTATTGGCACAGATgatattggaaatgtcagtACACAAGCACCAGTGCAAATAGAACTTCACAAATACGATATTG GTGCCATTCGATTGCACAATGGCAGTCTCCAGCACCTCGTGTGGCTTGGCTTGCAGTGGAACTCCATGTCAGTCTTACCCCCCATGCGCAAATGGTTAAAACAGCTCTTCCACTTGCCCCAAGAAACATCAAGACTTGAGACAGATGCTCCTGAATCTATTTGCCTGTTAGACCTTGAA gtaTTCCTACTTGGGGTGATATTCACTAGCAACTTACAACTGCAAGAGAAGTTTAATTCTCACTACGGTGCACATCAGCCTCAATTTTTACCATTGCCAATATGCAAACAACTCTatactgaaaagcaaaaatcctGGTGGGATGCTGTTCGTACTCTTCTTCAGAGAAAATCAGT accaggaacagcagcaaaactgaGGCTTATTGTGCAGCATGGCATAAGTACTCTGCGAACACTGGACAAGCATGGCCTTCAACCTGCCTTAATCATACACTGGGCAAAAAGCTTGCAGAAAACA GGAATTAACCTTAACTCCTTCTATGACCAGAAGGAATATATTGGACGAAGTGTCTACTACTGGAAGAAAGTTCTGCCAATGCTGGAAACTATCAAAAAGAAGAGGAGTATTTCTGAACCTACTGATCCTCTCTTCAAACACTTCCATAGTGTAGATGTTCAG GTCTTTCAGGTTGCAGCGTATGAAGAAGAGGCACAGATAGCATTTGCTATGTTGGATGCAGTTGATGGCAAAACTGATGATGCTTTAATAGCATTTGAAGCTATTGAGAATGTGGTGTCATACTGGAATCTTGCCATG attttccaaagaaaagcagaagaaattgAAAATGATGTCATGCTGCCAGAAGAACATGAAGAACATAAAACTTACCTTCTTAAAGCCAAGTATTATCTAATGAAAATTATTGCAGAAAGCTCCTCAGATATGTCAGTTGCAGAGAAA TTACCAGTGTCTCTTGAGACTGTGAGAGAAGTGTTAGATACGGTGATCCAGGAACTTGGTGAGAACTGTGAAGAGGGAAGTCTTGCCTTCAGAAACGGTCTGTCACGAACTGTAGATTCAGCAGTGAAACATTCCACTCCATCACCAACCAAGTTCTCTTTTTCACCAACTAAGACCTACAAG ttctCTCCAAAAACTCCCCCTCAGTGGGCAGAAGACCATAAATCTATACTTCAAATGATTTGTCAGCAAGTGGAAGCTTTAAAG AATGATTTGCAAGAAATGAAACTTAATAATTCCAACACAAATGCATCTCATCGGTGGCCTGCTGAAAACTATGGAACTGATGCAATACCAGACAGTTATCAGAGAGCACAAAATCTTCATGAAGCCCCTTTAACAG TTGCTACCACTGGCCCATCTGTGTTCTACAGCCAGTCACCTGCCTATAACTCTCAGTATCTTCTGGGAACTGCTGCAACCAATGTAACACCGGCAAAG CCTCCTGTCTATGGCATGAACCGACTTGCGCCTCAGCCACATATATATTCCTATCAGCCACCACCCATGCATACACCACCTCTGCAAAACACTTCTGGTTGTATGTTTTCCCAAGAAATGTATGGCCCACCTCTGCGTTTTGATTCTCCTGGCACTACACTCATTTCTCCTCGTACAGCTGATGACTATTACAACTACAGTGTTCCACAGGCAAGCACCAATCCAACACTGCCTAAACCAGGCTATTTCACAAACCGTTCAGCCACGCCACCCACCTTAAAGCCTGCAGAACCAAAAGCAATGCCTAAATTTGGACAGCCAGGAACAGCAGAAGGATCAAAACCACCCATGtcaacaccagcacagccaagtCAGCCGACAACTTTTAAGTTTAAACCTAACTTCAAGTCTAATGATGGAGACTTcactttttcttctccccctcAAGTTGCTCCACAGCCCCTTAATGCACCTTTTAATAGTAGAGAAAGCCTCTTGGATCTTCTAACATCTGACAAACCTTTACAGGATGATAGATACGTTGATCAAAAGCCAGTTAGTGATCCCACAAACAgttcaagaaatattttcaattttagcAATAAACATATTCCAGTCATGTCTCTCCGAGATAACACAGGACAAAATGTACACAAAAATGTGGGTTTTGAGAAGAGTGATACATTTAGTGCTCAAGAACCAAGTAAGCCTGTATTTATGGCTTCAAATTCAGATTTGGCCAATAGAAGTCATGAAACAGAAGGAGGAAGCACCCATGGTGgagatgaggatgatgatggtCCTCATTTTGATCCTGTAGTACCACTTCCTGATAAGATTGAAGTAAAGACAGGtgaggaagatgaagaagaatTCTTTTGCAACAGAGCCAAGCTCTTTCGTTTTGATGCAGAATCTAAAGAATGGAAAGAAAGGGGTATTGGAAATGTGAAAATACTGAAACATAAAGTATCTGGCAAATTTCGTCTCTTAATGAGACGGGACCAAGTGCTGAAAATCTGTGCAAATCACTACATAAATACTGATATGAAATTAACTCCAAATGCTGCATCAGATAAGTCATTTGTATGGCATGCTTTAGACTATGCAGATGAATTGCCAAAACCAGAACAGCTTGCAATTAGATTTAAAACACCTGAAGAAGCAATGCTTTTCAAAAAAAAGTTTGAGGAGgcacagaatattttaaaatccttgGGATCAAATGCTGACACGTCTGTGGCTCAGAGCAGTGGAACTgcaaaagaaacagcaaatcAAGACATCAAGGAGCCCAACAGAACCACTTCTGGGACCATGAACTTGGGCTTTCAGTTTCTAAAAGATGGAACAAGCAGTGAACCTGACAGCAAAGGCACCCTTACAGCTACATCCACTGCATCTAGCACTACCATTTCATTTGGGAAGGATGCTCAGCAAGCCTGTTCTTCTGGTGGGTTTGGGCAGCATCTCTTAAAGAAGGACCAATGGGTGTGTAAAGTGTGTTTAGTTCCAAATGAAGCAACTGTAAAGAACTGTGTAGCATGTGAAAGTCCAAATCCAGGTATGTGGGAAACACATGGCACTCCAATGACTGGCTCTGCAAGTTTGAAACCAAGTGGTAACACAGTGCAGGACAAGTTTGGATCTCCTTTTGCTAAAAAGGAAGGTCAGTGGGACTGCTCTGTATGCTCAACCCGAAATGAAGCAGAAGATGTGAACTGCTCTTCCTGTCAGAGTCCAAAACCTCAAAATCAACCAAATACATCCATACCTTCTGTTCTGGCATCTGCTGGTCTGGAGCTTGGTTCCATTGCTGATACAAGTAAGCCACAGAAAAATGGGTTTGAAGGGCTTTTTACTAAAAAGGAAGGTCAGTGGGATTGTAGTACTTGTCTTGTGAGGAACGAAGGTTCTTCGCTAACCTGCGTAGCCTGTGAAACGCCGAATCCATCTGCTAAGCCAGCTGGCGATGCTTTGCCAACTCCTGCTTTTGGCTTGAAAAGTAAATTGCCTGAACTTGGTGGAGGACAGTTGGCAACAGGCTTTAAGTTTGGTCTTGAGCAAGGCAAGACACCACCATTTACATTTCAGATTTCTTCTGATACTGAAGCTAAGCCTGCAAAGGAAGGATTTAGCTTTTCAATGCAAATGCCTGCAGGTGGATTTAAATTTGGGATACAGGAGTCTAGTAAATTTGGGATACAGGAGTCTAGTAAAAATACCACTAAGAAAGATGAGCCATCCAAAGAGCATACAACTGGTTTCTTAAAAAGCGTTgatgaaaaagacaaaaaggaattGCCCTCAGACAGTGGAATTGGATTCCAATTTCAAGAAACAGCAGACAAGGAGAAAATTGACTTTGTTTTTGGGCAAAATAGCAGCACTTCTACTTTTGCTGAGCTTGCAAAAAGTACTCCTAGGGAAGGTTTTCAATTTGGCAAAAAGGACCCTAACTTCAAAGGCTTTTCAGGTGCAGGTGAAAAGTTGTTTTCTTCACAAAATTCTAAAACAGATCAGAAAGCAAACACCTCTGCTGACCTTAGTGAGAAGGATGATGATGTGTATAGGACAGAGGAGAGCGATGATATCCATTTTGAACCTATAGTTCAGATGCCTGAAAAAGTAGAACCTTTTACAGGAGAGGAAGATGAGAAAGTGTTATACTCCCAGAGAGTAAAGCTGTTCAGGTTTGATCCAGAAACAAGCCAGTGGAAGGAACGTGGGGTGGGCATTCTGAAGATTCTTAAAAACGAAGTTAACGGCAAAGTAAGAATATTGATGCGGCGTGAGCAAGTACTGAAGGTGTGTGCAAATCACTGGATAACGACAACAATGAACTTGAAACAGCTGTCTGGCTCAGATAAAGCATGGATGTGGATGGCCAATGACTTTTCTGATGGTGATGCAAAGCTGGAGCATCTGGCAGCAAAATTCAAGACACCAGAGCAGGCTGAGGAGTTCAAACAGAAGTTTGAAGAATGTCAGAGGCTACTACTAGATATACCACTGCAGACACCCCATAAACTTGTTGATACAGGTAGGACAGCTCAGCTTAtacagaaagcagaagaaatgaaGTGTGGCTTAAAAGATCTCAAAACTTTTCTGACAGATGACAAAACCAAACTGTCAGAAGAGGAAAGTGGAAACCCTGCTTGTACCACCAGTACTTCTGATTTGGTTATAAAGCCACATGCTGAAAGTACAGGCCCTACTCTGGAGTGGGATAACTATGACTTGCGTGAAGAAGCATTGGATGATAGTGTAAGCAGTTCTGTATATGCATCACCTCTTGCAAGTAGCCCTGTAAGGAAAAATCTGTTTAGATTTGGAGAGTCTACCACTGGTTTTAGTTTCAGCTTTAAATCTGCTTTGAGCCCATCCAAATCTCCTGCCAAACAGAATCAGAGTAGAACATCAGTAGGCACAGATGAAGATTCTGATGTTACTCAAGAAGAGGAAAGAGATGGACAATACTTTGAACCTGTGGTACCTCTGCCTGATCTTGTGGAAGTGACCAGTGGTGAGGAAAATGAGCAAGTTGTCTTCAGCCATAGAGCCAAACTCTACAGATACGACAAAGATGCAAATCAGTGGAAAGAGAGAGGGATTGGGGATATCAAGATATTGCAGAACTATGACAACAAACAAGTTCGTATAGTAATGAGAAGGGACCAGGTACTAAAACTCTGTGCCAATCACAGGATAACACCAGAGATGAATTTGCAACAAATGAAAGGATCTGATAGAGCCTGGGTATGGACTGCATGTGACTTTGCAGATGGGGAAAGAAAAGTGGAACTTCTGGCTGTGCGATTCAAGCTGCAAGATGTTGCAGACTCATTTAAGCAAATTTTTGATGAAGCAAAGCATGCCCAAGAGAGAGAGACACTGATAACACCTCTTTCTTCTCGTGCCAATACACCAAAGGAATTTCCATGTGGTAAAAATGCTGTAGCTGTGCTAGAAGAAACAACCAGAGAAAGAACTGATGTCAGCCATGGTGATGATACTTCTGATACAACTGTagaggctgcagaggtggcaaGTACTTCTGAAACACCAACAAAAACAGTGGTTTCTCCTCCAAAGTTTGTATTTGGATCTGAATCTGTCAAGAGCATTTTCAGTAATGAAAAATCAAAGACATTCACATTTGGAAATACTTCAGCCACTGGTTCTCTCTTTGGCTTCAGTTTTAATCCCCCAAGAAAGAGTGAAGGCCATATTCCAGCATCTcaggacacagcacagaaagagcCAGAAGGCTCTGAACCACCAAAAATCTCAAATGCTACTCAGAAGCCTGTAGACAGCAAGGTAGACAACTTGCCAGCTTCATCACAAGATGGACCGTCCAACTTCTCATTTAGAATTCTGGAAAAAG GTATTTTGCCCAAAGGGTACTGA